From the Clostridium putrefaciens genome, one window contains:
- a CDS encoding ComEC/Rec2 family competence protein, producing MNKPLIYFFVSFILGIIIFILYSFSALLAFSFVLLFILILVKGISYKEVFINIIIVIFSFYNTYSYFNVNLPKDNNVVKIRICNKKGYKTIGNINDKRVYIKDLKGGNIGDVIYAKGNFKEDIQYDKGIIGQFSLKYEIERKEDLYSKIIGYRSFLDEEFQSIFGVDDGVLLSNLCFGDNSSIDIETKEKLKSLGVIHVISVSGFHIALVYKLVSTILGGNIALIITFFYGVFTGGKSSTWRAFIMIFVSKASFKLYRNYDGVSALALAGIILLSIKPYYLMDVGFCLSFLATLGIVLFQKVINNKLYKLPSFLRESISITMSAQIFTFPYMIFAFESFNLGFLVGNLFLVPIFTLLIILGNSAAILLNTFLIKYIKYFVDILMQILNGGIYILHSISPKTSYLTYLEGCIVIAIYICYLLVKKGNKKYIYLPLFLCTLIIFEYYKPYTEIKVLDVLGKEAYIISYKKRNVLLTNSNKVGEDLIKGYNIDEVKRIGTYPLKFSIKDKNNTDVEIINIGNGKKQVSITLSQREENNFLKFMNYRGNKNYDIILLKPKKQVGFSRTYETNSVIITDFNIYNLR from the coding sequence TTGAATAAACCATTAATCTATTTTTTTGTATCTTTTATTTTAGGAATTATAATTTTTATACTTTATTCTTTTAGTGCTCTTTTAGCTTTTTCATTTGTGCTACTTTTTATTTTAATACTTGTTAAGGGTATAAGTTACAAAGAGGTTTTTATAAATATAATTATAGTCATATTTTCTTTTTATAATACCTACAGTTACTTTAACGTTAACTTACCAAAGGATAATAATGTGGTGAAAATAAGGATATGCAATAAAAAGGGATATAAAACTATAGGAAACATAAATGATAAAAGGGTTTATATAAAAGATTTAAAAGGAGGGAATATAGGAGATGTAATATATGCTAAAGGGAATTTTAAAGAAGATATACAATATGATAAAGGCATAATTGGTCAATTTTCATTGAAGTATGAAATAGAAAGAAAAGAAGATTTATATTCAAAAATAATAGGATATAGATCTTTTTTAGATGAAGAGTTTCAATCTATATTTGGAGTGGATGATGGAGTTTTATTAAGTAATTTATGTTTTGGAGATAATTCGTCTATTGATATTGAAACTAAAGAAAAATTGAAATCTTTGGGAGTAATTCATGTAATAAGTGTTTCAGGATTCCATATAGCTTTAGTGTATAAACTTGTTTCTACTATTTTAGGAGGAAATATAGCTTTAATTATAACCTTTTTTTATGGAGTATTTACAGGGGGCAAATCTTCAACTTGGAGGGCATTTATTATGATATTTGTGTCTAAGGCTTCTTTTAAATTATATAGGAATTATGATGGGGTTTCTGCCTTAGCTTTAGCTGGCATAATACTACTTAGTATAAAACCATACTACCTAATGGATGTAGGGTTTTGTTTATCGTTCTTAGCTACTTTAGGAATAGTATTATTTCAAAAGGTCATTAATAATAAATTATATAAGTTACCTTCGTTTTTGAGAGAATCTATTAGCATAACTATGAGCGCACAGATATTTACCTTTCCATATATGATATTTGCCTTTGAAAGTTTTAATCTAGGATTTTTAGTAGGAAACTTATTTTTAGTACCTATATTTACTTTATTAATTATATTAGGGAACAGTGCAGCTATACTTTTAAATACATTTTTAATTAAATATATAAAATACTTTGTTGATATTTTAATGCAGATTTTAAATGGTGGGATATACATTTTACATAGTATATCACCAAAAACAAGCTATTTAACTTATTTAGAAGGTTGTATAGTCATAGCGATTTATATATGTTATTTGTTAGTTAAAAAGGGTAATAAGAAATACATATATCTACCTTTGTTTTTATGTACCCTAATAATATTTGAATACTATAAGCCTTATACAGAGATCAAAGTGCTAGATGTTTTAGGAAAGGAGGCTTATATAATAAGTTATAAAAAAAGAAATGTGCTTTTAACAAATTCCAATAAGGTAGGGGAAGATTTGATTAAAGGATATAATATAGATGAAGTAAAACGTATTGGAACATATCCACTAAAGTTTAGTATTAAAGATAAAAATAACACCGATGTAGAAATAATCAATATTGGGAATGGCAAAAAACAAGTAAGTATAACCTTATCACAAAGAGAAGAGAATAACTTTTTAAAATTTATGAACTATAGAGGTAATAAAAATTATGATATAATACTTTTAAAACCTAAAAAACAAGTTGGGTTTAGTAGAACTTATGAAACAAATAGTGTTATAATTACAGATTTTAATATATATAACCTAAGATAA
- a CDS encoding cation-transporting P-type ATPase: protein MNKFYNMTWNLAVEKLETDKYVGLSKSEVIKRRETFGSNVLEMKKPLSLINLTMRELLNVWVLYALISIFVSIYFGEFLISIIGLLLLIFTFIFNIKISYKNEKSLRDLQSLNETICTVLRDAIIVNVNCKELVVGDIVILDKGSTAPSDLRLIESEDLEVKETLVTGEFYNAEKYETKIEEKDIQLADMKNIVFKGSKIVKGRGIGVVIAIGEQTEIGKTVKVLDYDRKKKDILDNKVNMIINSISVIFIGLIIAISIFNLYLKKEFNIYMYYYLILCFCPTGFLLIFNIYSVWIKDYWNKRGIKIKSISIFHLIKDIDMIFLNKVGSISEDDVNLTNIYTDGAMYNITEEKNINTIHFSRFLNIALLCNNSFSKISKDSVKGTTIDQALIKYAKAYSVSRDILSNEHIRIFEIPYDSDKRIQTTLNKIDNNFRANTKGSVEALLERCTHIMKNGVEKEITEEDISEIKDADISISSKGLKTIGFAYRNFNYEPSILENVESNLVLLGIAGFKSTLKENIDDDILNLKKRGIRVAIATEDNKLTAYSWGKDIKIIKSIEEIWSGVEMRYMEKREIDRNINKIKIFSKISSEDKVAIVEKWNEGALKVLCAGENMTELPAMSKASVSISVGESSEVVKNLSDVYINNDCIGNLNKLINLSPKLLIQIKRSLNYFLTSSLVLIFLLFLQSLGREGYNINKYALIIIGTFIIPIGTLNILISCNEKNESNKLNDIYIRFPKSILKATFMAVLIYGIYEINLMFFNEALKQQIYLIATSYFIIKSFNGGSKYSLNKLITRILFLVQVIGLFLIVFISTNYFEYYMQINDIISFLVFSAGCYLFTRQKI, encoded by the coding sequence ATGAATAAGTTTTATAATATGACATGGAATCTTGCAGTAGAAAAGTTGGAAACAGATAAATATGTGGGACTTTCAAAATCAGAAGTAATAAAAAGAAGGGAGACCTTTGGGAGTAATGTTCTAGAAATGAAAAAACCGTTATCCCTTATAAATTTAACGATGAGGGAATTATTAAATGTGTGGGTACTGTATGCTTTAATTTCAATTTTTGTGAGCATATATTTTGGAGAATTTTTAATATCAATTATTGGACTTCTTCTTTTGATTTTTACATTTATATTTAATATTAAGATAAGTTATAAAAATGAAAAGTCTTTAAGAGATTTACAAAGTTTAAATGAAACTATCTGTACAGTTTTAAGAGACGCAATTATAGTAAACGTAAATTGTAAAGAACTCGTGGTTGGTGATATAGTTATATTAGATAAGGGCTCTACAGCACCCTCTGATCTTAGGCTAATAGAAAGTGAGGATTTAGAGGTAAAGGAGACATTGGTTACGGGAGAATTCTACAATGCAGAAAAGTATGAAACTAAAATAGAAGAAAAAGATATACAATTAGCAGATATGAAAAATATAGTATTCAAGGGGTCAAAAATAGTTAAGGGCAGAGGTATTGGTGTTGTTATAGCTATAGGAGAGCAAACAGAGATAGGAAAAACTGTAAAGGTATTAGACTATGATAGAAAGAAAAAAGATATTCTTGATAATAAGGTAAATATGATCATAAATTCGATATCTGTAATATTTATAGGGTTAATAATAGCAATATCCATTTTTAATTTATATTTAAAGAAGGAATTTAACATCTATATGTATTATTACTTAATCTTATGTTTTTGTCCAACTGGCTTTTTGTTGATTTTTAACATATATTCGGTATGGATTAAGGATTATTGGAATAAAAGAGGGATAAAAATAAAGAGCATATCTATATTCCATCTTATTAAAGATATAGATATGATATTTTTAAATAAGGTAGGTTCCATAAGTGAAGATGATGTTAATCTTACCAATATATATACAGATGGAGCTATGTATAACATAACAGAAGAAAAGAATATAAATACTATACATTTTAGTAGATTTTTAAACATAGCTCTTTTATGTAATAATAGTTTTTCTAAGATTTCGAAGGATAGCGTGAAGGGTACGACAATAGATCAAGCATTGATAAAATATGCAAAGGCTTATTCTGTAAGTAGAGATATATTATCAAATGAGCATATAAGAATATTTGAAATACCTTATGATAGTGATAAAAGGATTCAAACAACTTTAAATAAAATAGATAATAATTTTAGAGCAAATACAAAAGGATCTGTAGAAGCACTTCTAGAAAGATGCACTCATATAATGAAAAATGGTGTAGAAAAGGAGATTACAGAAGAAGATATAAGTGAAATAAAAGATGCTGATATATCAATATCTTCAAAAGGATTAAAAACTATAGGCTTTGCCTATAGAAATTTTAATTATGAACCTAGTATATTAGAAAATGTTGAAAGTAACTTAGTATTACTTGGAATAGCCGGGTTTAAAAGTACCTTAAAAGAAAATATAGATGACGATATATTAAATCTCAAAAAAAGAGGAATAAGAGTAGCTATAGCTACAGAAGATAATAAACTAACAGCTTATAGTTGGGGAAAAGATATTAAAATAATAAAGTCTATCGAGGAGATTTGGTCAGGTGTTGAAATGAGGTATATGGAGAAACGTGAGATAGATAGAAACATAAACAAAATTAAGATATTTTCAAAAATAAGTTCAGAAGATAAGGTTGCTATTGTAGAAAAGTGGAATGAAGGAGCTTTAAAGGTCTTATGCGCTGGCGAAAATATGACGGAACTACCTGCTATGAGTAAGGCAAGTGTTTCTATATCTGTAGGAGAGAGCAGTGAAGTAGTTAAAAATCTTTCAGATGTATATATAAATAACGATTGCATTGGCAATTTAAATAAGTTAATAAATTTAAGTCCTAAGTTGCTTATTCAAATTAAAAGATCATTAAACTACTTTTTAACATCTTCATTAGTTTTAATATTTTTATTGTTTTTACAAAGTCTAGGTAGAGAAGGTTACAATATAAATAAATATGCATTAATTATTATAGGTACATTTATAATTCCCATTGGAACACTAAATATATTAATAAGTTGTAATGAAAAAAATGAATCTAATAAATTAAATGATATATATATAAGATTTCCAAAGTCCATACTTAAAGCTACATTTATGGCTGTACTCATATATGGTATATATGAGATAAACTTAATGTTCTTTAATGAAGCTTTAAAACAACAGATATATTTAATTGCTACAAGTTATTTTATAATAAAATCTTTTAATGGAGGATCTAAATATAGCTTAAATAAGTTAATTACTAGAATACTTTTCTTAGTACAAGTTATAGGATTATTTTTAATAGTATTTATATCTACGAATTATTTTGAGTATTATATGCAAATTAACGACATAATATCATTTTTGGTGTTTTCTGCTGGTTGTTACCTTTTTACAAGGCAAAAGATATAA
- the sigF gene encoding RNA polymerase sporulation sigma factor SigF: protein MDEEILKKEEYSYEDNLELIVLSKTGNKLAMDKLIEINIPLVSSITKKFMNRGYEYEDIFQIGSMGLIKAIKNFDASYNVKFSTYAVPMIIGEIKRFIRDDGIIKVSRSVKSIARKLHYDKEALSKELDREPTLDELSKFSGVDKEEIVYAMESASSIHYLYDTIHQDDGAPVLLIDKLSERYEEDDSLIDRLSLKEALGDLDAKSRQIIMLRYFKDNTQVEVAKMLGISQVQVSRIEKKVLKAMRKTLEKE, encoded by the coding sequence ATGGATGAGGAAATATTAAAGAAAGAAGAGTATAGTTATGAAGATAATTTAGAACTTATAGTTTTGTCGAAAACGGGTAATAAACTTGCAATGGATAAGCTTATAGAAATAAATATACCACTAGTTTCATCTATTACTAAAAAGTTTATGAATAGAGGATATGAGTACGAAGATATATTTCAAATAGGATCTATGGGACTTATAAAGGCAATAAAAAATTTTGATGCAAGTTACAATGTAAAGTTCTCTACCTATGCGGTACCTATGATAATAGGAGAAATAAAAAGATTTATAAGAGATGATGGAATAATAAAAGTTAGTAGGAGTGTTAAGAGTATAGCGAGAAAATTACATTATGATAAAGAGGCTTTAAGCAAAGAACTAGATAGAGAGCCTACTTTAGATGAACTTTCAAAATTTTCAGGAGTGGATAAAGAAGAAATCGTATATGCTATGGAATCTGCGAGTAGCATACATTATCTTTATGACACTATACACCAAGATGATGGTGCACCAGTACTTTTGATAGATAAGCTTAGTGAAAGATATGAAGAAGATGATTCTTTAATAGATAGACTGTCACTTAAAGAAGCTTTAGGAGATTTAGATGCTAAGTCAAGGCAGATAATAATGCTTAGGTACTTTAAAGATAATACCCAAGTAGAAGTAGCTAAAATGCTAGGAATAAGTCAAGTACAAGTTTCTAGGATTGAAAAAAAGGTTTTAAAAGCTATGAGAAAAACCTTAGAAAAGGAATAG
- the spoIIAB gene encoding anti-sigma F factor, which produces MVDNIMKIEFMSKSQNESFARVAVASFVAQLDPTLEEIADIKTAVSEAVTNSIIHGYQNKKGIVFIETYIENSEVTIIVKDNGIGITDIEKAMEPLYTSRPDLERSGMGFTVMETFMDELKVLSKEGEGTKVIMKKKFRPLE; this is translated from the coding sequence ATGGTAGATAATATTATGAAAATAGAATTTATGAGCAAATCTCAAAATGAAAGTTTTGCAAGGGTTGCTGTAGCATCCTTTGTAGCCCAACTAGACCCTACCCTAGAAGAAATTGCAGATATTAAAACAGCTGTATCTGAAGCTGTAACAAATTCTATAATACATGGATACCAAAATAAAAAAGGCATAGTTTTTATAGAAACTTATATAGAAAACTCTGAAGTAACCATCATTGTAAAAGACAATGGTATTGGTATAACTGATATAGAAAAGGCAATGGAGCCTTTATACACATCAAGACCTGACCTAGAAAGGTCTGGTATGGGATTTACGGTTATGGAGACCTTTATGGACGAACTAAAGGTTTTAAGTAAAGAAGGAGAAGGTACTAAGGTAATAATGAAAAAGAAATTTAGACCTTTGGAATAG
- the spoIIAA gene encoding anti-sigma F factor antagonist: MYLKFDKKDDKLIVLLTGELDHHSAEEVRAKIDDRLDRDKIKKLVMNFSGVTFMDSSGIGVVIGRYKKLLGKNGEICVVEVKDRVKKVFELSGMFKIIKSYNTLEEAL; encoded by the coding sequence ATGTATCTTAAATTTGATAAAAAAGATGATAAATTAATAGTCTTATTAACAGGAGAATTAGATCATCATAGCGCAGAAGAGGTAAGGGCAAAGATCGATGATAGGTTAGATAGGGATAAAATAAAGAAACTTGTAATGAATTTTTCTGGGGTAACATTTATGGATAGTTCAGGTATAGGGGTGGTTATAGGTAGGTATAAAAAGCTTTTGGGGAAAAATGGCGAGATTTGTGTAGTAGAAGTAAAGGACAGGGTAAAAAAGGTATTTGAATTATCAGGTATGTTTAAGATAATAAAAAGCTATAACACCCTAGAAGAAGCCTTATAG
- the deoC gene encoding deoxyribose-phosphate aldolase yields MDKKILAKYIDHTLLKADATEAQIKILCEEASEHNFASVCVNPSNVALCSELLKSSDVKVCTVIGFPLGANTKEVKAFEVQDALKNGAEEVDMVINIGKLKAKDYDYVREDIKAVVNAANKKALTKVIIETCLLTDEEKIMACKLSKEAGANYVKTSTGFSTGGATAKDVKLMRDTVGDNMGVKASGAVRSYEDAINVINAGASRIGASASIVICEGGKSDSNY; encoded by the coding sequence ATGGATAAAAAGATATTAGCAAAGTATATTGATCACACTTTATTAAAAGCAGACGCTACAGAGGCACAAATTAAAATATTATGTGAGGAAGCCTCAGAACATAATTTTGCATCAGTTTGTGTAAACCCTTCCAATGTTGCATTATGTTCAGAACTATTAAAGAGCAGTGATGTTAAAGTATGTACAGTTATAGGATTTCCTTTAGGAGCTAACACTAAAGAGGTTAAAGCCTTTGAAGTTCAAGATGCTTTAAAAAATGGAGCCGAAGAAGTTGATATGGTTATAAATATAGGAAAGCTTAAAGCTAAAGATTATGATTATGTAAGAGAAGATATAAAAGCTGTTGTAAATGCAGCAAACAAGAAAGCGCTTACAAAGGTTATAATAGAAACTTGCCTTCTTACAGATGAAGAAAAGATAATGGCCTGCAAGCTTTCTAAAGAAGCAGGAGCGAATTATGTTAAAACTTCTACAGGATTTTCTACAGGAGGAGCAACAGCAAAGGATGTTAAACTTATGAGAGATACTGTTGGCGACAATATGGGAGTAAAAGCATCTGGTGCAGTAAGGTCTTATGAAGATGCAATAAATGTAATAAATGCAGGTGCTTCAAGAATAGGAGCCTCAGCTTCCATAGTTATATGTGAAGGTGGTAAATCAGACTCTAATTATTAA
- a CDS encoding calcium-translocating P-type ATPase, PMCA-type, with product MFQEKELYQGLKTKEAERLQKVYGFNELYQKKKISPLIIFFSQFNDFITWILIAATIVSGIMGDMSNAITIIIIVIINAILGFIQEYKTERSLEALKSIAAPTAKVLRDGKITVINAKDVTIGDVVILEAGDRVPADAILLQGVSVVADESLLTGESKGANKGIGSKENKLFMGTTILKGRCTSRVFAIGMKTEMGKIADMIQNIEEEKSPLKEKLASLGRVLVIMCLCICAIVTLVGISRGQEPTEMFLLGVSLAVAAIPEGLPAIVTVSLALGVSRMLKRKALVRKLPAVETLGCTSIICSDKTGTLTENKMKVKSVYQNQHIYDLERVSLSDNILLKKALVYCNDCSYDFEARDIEESLRGDPTEVALIKMFYKNPKELKGFILKSSRVHEIPFDSTRKMMSVIIREDGRECCYVKGAPERVVDRCKYLYEDGKVEILTLDKKKNIINAVDRMSKSALRCIAAAYKDKNLSKGDNLETSLTFLGIAGIIDPPRPEVKDAVLKCKMAGIKPIMITGDHQNTAYAIGKELGICTSIDEVMIGETIENLKNKDLEKAVKNIKVFARVSPSHKLRIVKAFKNQGNIVAMTGDGVNDAPAIKEADIGIAMGISGTDVTKEASSMILMDDNFATIVAAIDEGRTIYNNIRKFIRYLLSCNLGEVLTMFLASIFYLENPLTPIQILFVNLVTDGLPAIALGVDPSDEDVMLEKPRHKDESIFSHGLSEKILIRGSLIGICTLLSFIVGKYYNMSLEVCRTMALSTLVLSQLIHVFECRSENHSIFEINPFTNIYLLGAVLISILMLLGIIYIPLFQNIFKTTALGIGQWLFIVFFSGIITLINGLYLYKKDHYKG from the coding sequence ATGTTTCAAGAAAAAGAACTGTATCAGGGGCTAAAGACTAAGGAAGCTGAAAGACTTCAAAAGGTTTATGGGTTTAATGAACTTTATCAAAAGAAGAAGATATCACCTTTAATTATATTCTTCTCTCAATTTAATGATTTTATAACTTGGATACTTATTGCAGCAACTATAGTATCGGGAATTATGGGGGATATGTCAAATGCTATAACAATAATAATAATTGTTATAATAAATGCTATTTTAGGGTTTATTCAAGAATATAAAACAGAAAGATCCCTAGAGGCACTTAAAAGTATCGCTGCACCTACAGCAAAAGTTTTACGTGATGGAAAGATTACAGTTATAAATGCTAAAGATGTGACCATAGGTGATGTAGTTATATTAGAGGCAGGAGATAGGGTGCCAGCCGATGCTATCTTACTTCAGGGTGTAAGTGTTGTTGCGGATGAATCCCTCTTGACAGGAGAGTCAAAAGGAGCAAATAAGGGTATAGGCAGTAAAGAAAATAAATTATTTATGGGAACTACCATATTAAAAGGCAGGTGTACTTCTAGAGTTTTTGCTATAGGAATGAAAACCGAAATGGGAAAGATAGCAGATATGATTCAAAATATAGAAGAAGAAAAGTCGCCTTTAAAAGAAAAATTAGCTTCACTTGGTAGGGTACTTGTTATAATGTGCCTTTGTATTTGTGCGATAGTTACATTAGTTGGCATCAGTAGAGGACAAGAGCCTACTGAAATGTTCCTACTTGGAGTAAGTCTTGCTGTTGCAGCTATACCGGAAGGGTTACCTGCAATAGTTACGGTATCTTTAGCCTTAGGGGTGTCAAGGATGTTAAAAAGAAAGGCTCTAGTAAGAAAGCTACCGGCAGTAGAAACTTTAGGATGTACTTCAATTATATGTAGCGATAAAACTGGAACACTTACAGAAAATAAAATGAAAGTTAAGTCTGTATATCAGAATCAACATATTTATGATTTAGAAAGGGTAAGTTTATCAGATAACATATTACTAAAAAAGGCCCTTGTATATTGTAATGACTGCTCTTATGACTTTGAAGCAAGGGATATAGAAGAATCATTAAGAGGAGACCCTACAGAAGTAGCATTGATTAAAATGTTTTATAAAAATCCTAAAGAACTTAAAGGTTTTATACTAAAATCAAGTAGGGTACATGAGATACCCTTTGATTCTACAAGAAAAATGATGTCTGTAATAATTAGAGAAGATGGTAGAGAATGTTGTTATGTTAAAGGAGCACCGGAAAGAGTAGTTGATAGATGTAAGTACCTTTATGAAGATGGTAAGGTAGAAATTCTTACATTAGATAAAAAGAAAAATATAATAAATGCAGTGGATAGAATGTCTAAAAGTGCATTAAGGTGTATAGCTGCAGCGTATAAAGATAAGAACTTATCAAAGGGTGATAATTTAGAAACAAGTTTAACGTTTTTGGGCATAGCAGGTATAATAGATCCCCCAAGACCTGAAGTAAAAGATGCAGTTTTAAAGTGTAAGATGGCAGGGATAAAGCCTATTATGATTACAGGGGATCATCAAAATACAGCTTATGCCATAGGCAAAGAGCTTGGTATTTGTACTAGCATAGATGAGGTAATGATTGGTGAGACAATAGAAAATCTTAAAAATAAGGACCTAGAAAAGGCTGTGAAAAATATAAAGGTATTTGCAAGAGTAAGTCCAAGCCATAAATTAAGAATAGTAAAGGCTTTTAAAAATCAAGGTAACATAGTGGCAATGACGGGGGATGGCGTTAACGATGCACCAGCCATTAAAGAAGCTGATATAGGTATTGCTATGGGTATATCAGGCACAGATGTAACAAAAGAGGCTTCATCTATGATATTAATGGATGATAACTTTGCCACAATAGTAGCAGCTATAGATGAGGGAAGAACTATTTATAATAATATAAGAAAGTTTATTAGATATCTTTTATCCTGTAATCTTGGAGAGGTTCTTACTATGTTCTTAGCATCTATATTTTATTTAGAAAACCCACTTACACCTATACAAATACTTTTTGTTAATTTAGTTACAGATGGACTTCCGGCTATAGCTTTAGGTGTAGACCCATCAGATGAAGATGTGATGTTAGAAAAGCCACGACATAAGGATGAAAGTATATTCTCACATGGTCTTAGTGAGAAGATATTAATACGTGGTAGCCTTATTGGTATATGTACTTTGCTCTCCTTTATTGTAGGTAAATACTATAATATGAGTCTTGAAGTTTGTAGAACTATGGCTTTAAGTACTTTAGTTTTATCACAGCTTATTCATGTTTTTGAGTGTAGGTCTGAAAATCACTCTATATTTGAGATAAATCCATTTACTAATATTTATTTATTAGGAGCGGTTTTAATATCTATATTAATGCTTTTAGGTATAATTTATATACCTTTATTTCAAAATATATTTAAAACTACAGCATTAGGAATTGGACAATGGCTATTTATAGTATTTTTTTCTGGGATAATTACACTTATAAATGGATTATATCTTTACAAAAAGGATCATTATAAAGGTTAA
- a CDS encoding putative manganese-dependent inorganic diphosphatase codes for MKDVIYISGHKNPDSDSICAAIAYAEFKNRTEDTEALPVRLGELNRETKFILDYFEVESPKLIETVKLQVSDLNIDKIAPISPDISLKMAWNIMKKHNLKTLPVTDENEYLKGIVSVSNLTSTFMDVWDTNILSKSNTKLENILETLSAKPIFIYKEASSFKGKIIVTAMKPESIQCLIEEGDIAIVGDREDNQLISINAKSSLVIVTGTQEVSDTVIKKAEENGCTLISTSYDSFTAARLITQSIPVEYVMAKDNIISFSTEDFVDDIRDVMIETRYRSYPVVNIENRIIGSISRYHLISRNKKKVILLDHNERGQSVDGLEDAEVLEIIDHHRIADVQTGTPIYFRNEPVGSTSTIIGSIFFENGIRPSKKVAGILCAAIISDTLLFKSPTATNVDKMILKRLAQIANLDVETFAKEMFKAGTSLIDRTAEDVFHQDFKIFNLGNMKIGVSQINTMDIESFLPIKADMIDLMETKVVKENFNILIFMLTDILNVGSEIMASGPNKDMVSKAFNIKLNNKESIFLPGILSRKKQVIPPLSTAITMIK; via the coding sequence TTGAAAGATGTAATATATATATCAGGGCATAAAAATCCAGACAGTGATTCTATTTGTGCAGCTATTGCCTATGCTGAATTTAAAAATAGAACAGAAGACACCGAGGCACTTCCAGTAAGGCTTGGGGAACTAAATAGAGAAACAAAATTTATTTTAGATTATTTTGAAGTGGAATCTCCAAAACTAATAGAAACCGTAAAACTTCAAGTTTCTGATTTGAACATAGATAAGATAGCTCCTATATCACCAGATATATCCCTTAAGATGGCTTGGAATATAATGAAAAAACATAACCTTAAAACCTTGCCAGTAACAGATGAAAATGAATACTTAAAAGGGATAGTTTCAGTATCTAATCTTACCTCAACCTTTATGGATGTTTGGGATACTAATATACTTTCTAAAAGTAATACTAAACTTGAAAATATTTTAGAAACTTTATCTGCAAAACCAATATTTATTTATAAAGAAGCATCGAGCTTTAAAGGTAAAATTATTGTAACTGCCATGAAACCTGAAAGCATACAATGTTTAATTGAAGAAGGGGATATTGCAATTGTAGGAGATAGAGAAGATAATCAACTTATTTCTATAAATGCTAAATCTTCTCTAGTTATAGTAACAGGAACTCAAGAAGTAAGTGATACTGTAATAAAAAAAGCAGAGGAAAATGGTTGTACACTAATTTCAACCTCATATGATTCCTTTACTGCAGCAAGACTTATAACCCAAAGCATTCCTGTTGAATATGTTATGGCGAAGGATAATATAATTAGCTTTTCTACAGAGGACTTTGTAGATGATATAAGAGATGTTATGATTGAAACTAGGTATAGAAGTTATCCAGTTGTTAACATTGAAAATAGAATAATAGGGAGTATTTCAAGATACCATCTAATATCAAGGAACAAAAAAAAGGTTATATTATTAGATCATAATGAAAGAGGTCAATCTGTAGATGGTCTTGAAGATGCTGAAGTTTTAGAAATAATTGATCACCACAGAATTGCCGACGTACAAACAGGTACTCCAATTTACTTTAGAAATGAACCTGTTGGAAGTACATCCACAATAATAGGATCTATTTTCTTTGAAAATGGTATTAGACCTTCAAAAAAGGTAGCTGGAATATTATGTGCTGCTATAATTTCAGATACGCTTTTATTTAAATCACCTACTGCCACTAATGTAGATAAAATGATACTTAAAAGATTAGCTCAAATAGCTAACTTAGATGTAGAAACCTTTGCAAAAGAAATGTTTAAAGCTGGTACTTCATTGATAGATAGAACTGCTGAGGATGTATTCCATCAAGACTTTAAAATATTTAACCTTGGTAATATGAAAATTGGTGTGTCCCAAATAAATACTATGGACATAGAAAGTTTTTTGCCTATAAAGGCAGATATGATAGACCTTATGGAAACTAAAGTTGTTAAAGAAAATTTTAATATCTTAATATTTATGTTAACAGATATATTAAATGTAGGATCAGAGATTATGGCTAGTGGACCTAATAAAGATATGGTGTCAAAAGCTTTTAATATAAAACTTAATAATAAGGAATCTATATTCCTACCAGGAATCTTATCTAGAAAAAAACAAGTGATCCCCCCTTTAAGTACTGCTATAACTATGATTAAATAA